The Glycine soja cultivar W05 chromosome 4, ASM419377v2, whole genome shotgun sequence genomic sequence acatagcTTTATAATAAATGCAACAGATATTCgaataataagataaattaatataacattaaaaactTAGTTGTGTTTTTAAGATCGTTTACTTGATAATAATGTGTTAAAACGACATTGtctaggtatatatatataaagaaattgagtttactttttaataaaactttGGACGTTTTTGTGAAAAATACATGTTGTACGCTTTGTATATAAAATGTGTGTGGAGAGAGAGAGCACTTCTATAAATTTTAGGTAGTGTTTGATAAAGGAGAGAAAGTAGGTTGATTAGAAAagcaaaaatgataaataagattaaaaaaataagtttttgagactatttagtttaaaaaagaaagaaagaaatattatttatttattattaattttattattgtttacaattattattattattatttccatcatctttttaatatttttttgcatctTTACTCTTCCAAACACTCAACATTCTTTCACTTCTACTCTTTCTTATTCTAACACAcaatttagagagagagagaaattattaattcatctaaaaaattaaaaatgatagaactttaattaaaattcttaaaattttaaattctataaaGTTCTTAAATACTTTATGTAAATTCATAAAGTTCTATGGAAGAAGCTTTGATCgcttattttatattaagaatATTGTGTAATTTTTGTATTGGGCCTTTGTTGTACTTTTCcgttttttaatctttgtaatATTCGGCTTTTGTTTGGGTTTTTATGTAAGCTTTTATATTTGTGTTGTTTAGTTGAACCATTAGCTGGTCTTTTAAGAATTGGCCTTGGCTTTTAGATTTGTAGTATAAATAAGCTAAatgttaactttttaattagttttgacTCATTTGAAATGAAATAACATTTGTTGCTAATGAGAgtgcttttttctttatttttgtatgAAACCTTAATTCTTATGGCCAAATTTTCTTAACTTACAAACATATTATGTTATGATTATGGCATCGCAttccatttttttgtcttttcactttattttccttcatctaTTTGTGTTTTTGACCCGTAAAAGATGCTAAATTTGTGATGCATAAAAAGAAATTTTCGACACAATCACATACtagatgataattttttattgattgatgacaattaaaatttattttgtgttCTTACAAACATATATTACATTGCTTTGATGAGCATGTTCCCATATTCCAAGCACATTTCCTACCAAGTTAGTTTGATTcatattgttattaatatttgtcgaaaattcaaaacatgacataaacaatattaatttaatgaagGTTAATTATTATTGCAtggattgaaaaaataataatgtctcacaaaaataatGGTGTTGACAAAATATGCCCATAATATATACAACAATGTTCGCTCATAAAAGGTACTCGATCAAGAGCTCCCTTGTAAGAAATTTAGGATAATATTGTTGAATTCTCCTGGTTTTTCCATTTGAGGCACATGGGGTGTTTCTTTTAACAATTCCAATATTGCATTCTTACTTATTACCCTGCAGTACGTTAAACAGAACCAATAATTCGTGTTAGTCACACGCCATGGCTTTACACCAATGAGCAATTATATACATAGTCaatttcttttccatttcatttcacctcattttatatctttcttttcctttttcatcaCATCACTTATTTATCTCtatatatgttttctttttcttttttcatcacATCACTTATTTATCTctctatatattttctttttcttccggtCTTTCTCTTCTTCCACCCAAAGCAAAGTGGAGCATATATACGTTGATATTTTTCCTATACTAATTCCACACTCGGGTTCTCACCAGCTAACAAGGTGCACTCTTTTatttactaattaataaatacaGTTAATTCAGTTATAGATGGAAATGCCAATAGTTGAATGAaaaatccaaattaaaaaaaaatatagaagcaTTTAATATATGTCATttcgatttaaaaaaataaattagttggaGATAAGAAAGATATCATTTGGATTTGGAGTATAGAAGAAAAAACTACATTTCTCAATGAAAAACAAAGGCGCATAAAGTTAGAAGGATACTCTTTCGGTTCATGGGCCAGTTGCACGGGAAATATCCGGTCTTGTTCCCCCCAGACTTTGAGAACCTCCTGAGTTGATTAATATGAATCAGCCATGGtaacaatcgaatatcatgtttTATTTACTAATGTGCATATATGAAAGTATGTATGTAAGTATGAGCTTTATGCATATGTATACTGTGCAATTcagcaaaaaataaatgtagATACACTATGCTTACCTGTTGAAGAGGTGAAACATTTGAAGTATCATTCCTTCCGATGGTTATCCCTTTTAGAAGCTCcaatttttccttcttattttcttcctaTAATTCCTACAAACCATAAAAACCATGCattaatgaaaatatagaattcttaatttttaatattttattttcaaaataattgtcaCGCACTTATGGTTATGCCCACACATGCAAAAAATAGTCAAATTTCGGTTTTGCCAACCACATGGAACAAGGTACAGGAgacttatttttttgaaaataaaaaattaaactaaacattCACACATGCACACATATATGCATGTTATCACGTGAGGCATGTATAAAATGTACatatccttgaaaaaaaaaatgttaaaagataTTTCACTCATTTAGTTGAATAGCCATtcatatggataaaaaaatatctttatacaAGAGTATATAATTAATAGTCTAAAATATTTACTATGTCAACTAAAAgtcattataatttataaataatgtaGGATGGTCAATGAATGACTTGATATATGGCGTAGTATAGAATTTCCCCGGCCGACTGGATCTcgcatttttttatcttaaaagtttttttggttggcaaaaatatatattatataaaaaaaataaaagaacctcGTATAAAAGGTAACAAGTTCAAAGGCAGTGCATATGccgacatttttttatttcaaaagtaaCCACATATCCACTGCTAACATGGAAAAGGTCTGTAAAAATTACAATGATTGATGGAAAGTAATTAAGTgaacaaatttcattttaataatatgagaataataaatttttaatcactcaatcatatatatgaaaaattaagattaaatattagttaataatcatgtaatacttaaaaaactatatatatatatatatatatatatatatatatatatatatatatatatatatatatatcaactatTCAAAATGACTTACCCATAATGGAAGACGTAAAACAAACTCCTATATCctagctttttttttataggtataatttcttttaaatttgttgCCTTGCTTTTAAAGCATAACACGTGAGGCTTGCTAGCATGTGTTTGGTTTAACATGTAAATCTTTTTCATCTCGAATGTAATTTTTAGATTCTCATAGTCAGCACTATGGACTCAAGAGTAAGGatgtataaatatatatctCTCTCTTTGAGAAAATTATGAGCATATATAGAGACATTTTATATTTTGCTtccttaatttaatatatttgaacTTGCTGTCCTCaatttctcattttattatcaaatttaggGCTGTTAAAAaagctaattttaaaaaagtagttATAACTAGTTTTATATAACCAGTTATATAAAAGTagttataaaattagttttataaaaataattattttaaataacttatttttattcatttatagcTGATTAGGTAATTAGTTTCAGGTAtaacttattatataattagtttattCATAATTggttatatattcatattttaaaaaaaataattgactaTATAAAATTATAGCTAATTATATAAAACTAGATAGTTATAATattcacttataatttaattgtttattattagTCATGGTTATAGTTATGTAAATTCTCAAATCATAATTATTCCTAATCAAATCTTGGTTTTTCAATGACAAActtatttattacatttcatttccattggattcaattagatatttaatttcatcccatgataataataataataataaatgataataatagtaatttatcATACCAGCACTGAATCCCACCAAAAGGTCTCgtgcaccttttttttttaaaaaaaatgattttcccACGGCTTAGAGCACTAGATCTGCCACCGCTAATGTTGTAGTTTGTATATCCCAACCGTTACTTTCTTTTTCAACGAGTTTCACGTGTCGTATGTGATTTTTAGAAGTTACTTGTTATAGCTTCCACATCGATCTCATACTTAATTCCTTCTTTCACAACTAGTTTCTAAACACGGTAtagtgttttgaaaaaaaaagaaaatccatgcacattggaaattaaaataaagtgagaaagaagaaaaagagatggAACTTACATCTAAGAAGGACACTAGGCTTGTAGACGGAGAGGGACATCAATTTTCGCAATTGGTGCGGTTTAGTAGGCAACATGAGATCATCGTCATGTTAACACCGGAGCTAGCAATAACTACTTTTTGCACCCTCTCTTTACCCAACATCTTCGCCACCATGCCCCATAGCTGGTCCCCACCACGTGGAATTTTTCTACCTCAAAGCTTGCCCACCGACGTTGCCTGAAACATTTCGCTCCTTCGTGTGCGACCCTCCGAAGAATACCAGATTGAAGTGTGGGGCCAGGAACTTCACCTGCGGCACCACTGCCACGTGGCCGCGGGCCCAAACCCGTGGATCAGAACCAGGGAGGGCTTCTGGGAGGCTTTGTTTCTCGGGCCCCAAAATGTTCATCGTTTTTTCACGGTCCAGCATTTTTATTGTGTACCCAACAAAAGTACTCTTGTTAATATATGGATTCTCACTCATGAATAATGTGGATTGTGAATATCTAAGTTTTGTGTCCTGGATTATTAGATCATATTCTAACAAACTgagttaatatattaattatattataaaataattaatgttattatatataatattaatatatatttaatatatataatacaaatttatataataaattttataataattaattttgatctaataattaattttttatacatataaaattttattaaatttataatttttatttaaaattgatatatatatatatattattagattaaaattaattagaataaaatcaaaatcagaaatttatttaatataataattataaaaaactataattaaatttatttaaaaaaacatttttaatgttttttttaatctgggATACGGAATTGCAATATGATTCATAGTTTATTAGCATtttgaaatttacaaaaatttgctGGAAGTACAAggaattgtcttgtttctccaTCCTCGTCTACGCTCAGGCCTGCGACCAAAGCCCAACGCTCGTGAAACATCGTCGGATGTACTTGCTGTACAAGGACACGAAGCTAAATGACGACGAAGGCATCTTCGAATTGAATTGGCTTTGTTCTTTGTTCGAGATCATAGATtaattagtatttaattttttaaccatttATGTTAATTGAAGGGATCGAGAATGCATCATCCCTTTTGTTTCGGCTTATTTACGGATAACCACGTTTGTTTCTCATAGGCTCTGCCACTAGCTAAAAGAATTTGCTTTGTACCTTTCTTGATTGTATATAGTGTGTATTTAAATgaggttgataaaattgattttgaataaaattacttttgtaaatctgattttagttaaaattaattttatattattttttaacgtgaaatcaaataaataaaaatgtattcaaAAGTCATTCTACtaagaatcaattttttaacatCAAATTAAACAGACACATAACCAACTTCCTCGGTATAACTTTATATTTCATATGCATGCATGTACGATGATAATCTTATAATTAACCATGAATGACGCAAAAAAATCTGTCTTATAACTACTTTATGGACTAGTTAACTTGTGGGGGATTCCCaagtataatttaaaacaatagtATAATTgcagaaatatataaaatattagagGTCACTCTAACAATAGCATGCGAGTTTTGGTTTTCGTATTCGCTTGTTGTAGCACTTCTCGTTCACATGTAGACAGATTATGCTCCTAATGTATATAACaatgcttttaaaaaattactcaagAATGCTCCTGTAAGAAATTTAGGAGAATGTTGTTGAATTCTCTTGGCTTTTCCATTTGAGGCACATGGGATGCCTCCTTTATCAATTCCAATCTTGCCTTTTTACTGATTATCctgcaaaattttaaatagaagCCAAAAATTCCTGTTACTCATACGGTCATGGCTTTATACAAATATCTTTAGAGAAGGAATACCCCACAGTTCTTACTCTTTAACATTGTACTCTTTTACTAATTAATATCGCCAATTCAATTATAGAAGGGGATATCAAtggttgaataaaattaaaaaattataaaagcatTCACTAGAAGTCATTTCGATTTGGAACTCAGAAGAAAAAAACCAcatttttgaaggaaaaaacaaGACTTGCACAATTAGAAACATACTCTTTTAGTTCGTGGGCCAACTTCAGCGGAAATATTCGGTCTTCTTCTCCCCAGACTATGAGAACCTCCTGGGTATGAATAATATAAATCAGTTATtgaatatcaaattttatttatttactaatatGTATGTATTGGGGTAGGTATATAAGTAAATAAACATGAGCTTTATGCACATAGATATATACTATGCTTACTTGTTGAAGAGGTGAAATTCTTGAAGTATCATCCCTTCCGACGGTTAACCCTTTCAGAAGCTCCATTTTTTCCTTCCTATTTTCTCCGTATAATTTCtacaaatcataaaaataatgtattgaggagaaatatagaaatattaatttttaatattttttaattttcaaaatagttgCTATGCCCTCACAGGTGCACAAAATAGTCCATTGTTGGTGTTGGCAACTCCATGAAATAAAGTAGAGgataaagttttaaaaacaaGTAGATTTAGATTTTAGATCAACATTCACACTTGTGTGCATATTATGCGTgacatgatataaaatatacatattcttGAAGAACACCTTTCAATACAAGGATTTGATTCTTcatattctaaaatttattaaaaattataacattttataggtttcactttttatttgatGAACTTCagttatgattttataatttttagtaaattttaaccaataataaaaaatatgttaaagaaTATTTTGCTAACACCCctcttaaccaataaaaaaaaagctaaaaagtgttactaaaacttcttttgagggtaattttaaaaaaaaaaaaagttaaaaaagtgTTAGCAACACACTTgttttctcctcttttttttcagtccattttctttctttctcatcatatcacttatcaatttttctctttcttttctttttctgtttgtgTCTTTCTCATACAGCTATCCACCCCAAAACTAAGATGGATGTTTTCCCCTTTTTCCTCAATAACCTAAAATATCTAGTACGTATATTAAAATTCATACTAAGTTagagttcttcttcttcttcttcttttgttttggtaTTGTATGGGGCTTAAAGCCCAAAAGAAAAACTACGCAGGAATACTACGGGAAACACGTACTAATGCCTTAGGAATCTACTAAAAGCAACTAGTTTCTTCACATTCCAATGACGTGGTGCTTTGCCTCACAGACGTCCCAACTCTATAAATAGAATATGTTCTTAGTCATGCTAAGTTGCTAACATATGCTTTCTATTCCTTGATGTTACTTTATTGAAACACCACTCAAGCATCATCGTGCCTTTACAGGAAACAAATTATGCACTCTGCTAATAGAGAGGAGCATTGACAAAAGTGAGATTGAAACTTGGAGTCTAGGGATGTTTGCAGTTCAATTTACAATGACttttaaacaaaagaaatttaatGATTTGTTTGAATAAGTTTCCGAATAAATACTTACAGCCAAGAAGTCCCGGAGTAAAAAATCAGGCAAGAGTTGGGGAGGCTTGTGGATGGAGAACTTCATCAATATTCGCAAGTGTTGTGGCGTAGGAGGCAGCATCAGATCCTCAATCTTCTCCAGTTGCGCCCTCTGCACCAACGCCACGTTGCTGCTCTTGATCATGTTCACACCGGAGCTAGCAATAACCACTTTTTGCACCCTGTCTTCACCCAACATCTTGGCCAAATTGTAAGCCACCATGCCCCCATAACTCGTCCCCACCACGTGGAACTTCTCAACCTCCAACTTGTCCAAAAGCTTCCCCACCGACGCTGCCTGAAACGTTTCGCTCCTTTCGCTGGACTTGGTGCTCGATCCTCCGAAGAATATTAGGTCCGGAACGTACACGTTGAAGTGAGGGGCTAAGAATTGGACCTGTTTGCGCCACTGCCATATGGACTCCGGCCCAAACCCGTGGATCAGAACCAGGGAAGGCTTCTGGGCCGTTGGGTTTGTCGGGGCCCAGAAGTGGAGCGTGGATTCGTCGTCCACTCTAAGCGTCTGCGATGAGAGCCCCGCGCCCGTGAAGCAGCGTCGGAGGTAGAGGCTGTACACTGacaccaggcttagaaatgagGGAAGCATCTTTCTTCACTCTTCGATTCAATTCGATTGCTCCTTTCTTCTTCGAGATAACAACttatttctattattatattaataattggcTCACGTCAGAGGAAAATTCAACAACTTGAATGTCATTCTCAGTGTGTTTCTTGATCACGGTCAGCATCgaatgatattttataagagtaaagataattttttgttaataatattttcattcttctttgttatattatttaatttatctctTTCATGTGTATAATTCCTTTTATTTCTTGGTGATTGGTAATTAGTCAGCTTAAATTAAGACAAATATatgtcattgtttttttttttttttctttacatggAAAGTGATGGAAtggtgaaaaattaaaataaaagctgAATGTTATAATTGATAACTTGTTGGGAGATGAATTATTGGTGGGGGCGAATATTTCACTAAGAATTTATTTCCATGGTGGAAGAGTGTCGAAACTTAGTTGGGGGAGGGCATCGCTGATGTATCAGGACGGTGACCCACAACGGAAACCTTCACCCAACCCCTAAATTTATAATACCATTAATACGGTATGCTGCTTTTCCGAATAATTTGGTAggcatttattaaaattatcaacaaGTGAATAAATTACAGATATAACTCTCGTACAAATACCaaatttgcttctttttttttcctttgccttttgtgtgtgtgtgtgtgtgttttacaacaattaattatattaatagtttTGCTGGCTTAAATCTTTGAGCACTTTCTGGCCATTGACTTTCATCAATCAGCCAACAACTCTACAAAGTAGTCTCCTTATGTGTTCCAATAATGTGTTCATCACTCAAAATTGCACCAGATGTGTTGTAGCCAAAGGGGGTCATTTGAATGTCTAAGGCCACAAAGAGGAATGACCTGTCCAAAACATCTCATACTCTGTGACCTCATTAGGTCAGGCCCGTTATTGCGCACTAGTTTACTAGAGAGGGTGTCATGTCAATTTCGGCTTATATAGGGAATTTCTTACTTACTGCGCACCAGTATTGCTTATGTGCTTTGCCGTTGAGTAATGTGATCAAAGCTTCATTCAATATCTCGATCACATTCTTAACGATCTCACTAGAGAAGCATGTGCAGCTGATCTAACAGATTGCATGCATGAATGAATACATTTATTGGTTCCGCTTGATAAGGATATCCCAtagaatttaaatatataaaattaacgggacaaaatatacatattcaagatatttatatgtaatttttaaaaaataaggagtGTATTTGCAATTGAAGTATGGATTTGCCACCGTCTAATTGGAGTGACTTTCATGCTTTTGCGTGTGCacgtacattttttttttaaatggaaattatattaaatccaaaatgatacaataataaatagGACATATCTCGcagttagaaaaaataaaaagtcttcctaatacaagaagacctATATCAAGATGTTAAAACAAATACAACATGTGCGTTTATCTATACATAAAAAACTTAATCGTGTtaataacctctattacagaaaattaataaacttcaaAAATCAGTTTGTTTATAGACAGCCGATGCAGTAAACTGTAATTACTATAGTCAGACAACAAAATTTTTCTTGAACACATGATTTGGATCTGCCCCTAATTAAATAGTTAGTAATGTGCTGCAAAGAAGTGAAACGTTTGCGGAAAGAAGCCAAATCACGAATATGAAcccaaacttggagagatttcctccaagaaaagaacaaatgagtaTTTGACTCCACCTCGTTATAGTACTTATGCATGTTaaattcttttctttgtagGCTATATTTGATAAGATTTTTTAACCACATCAGATCATGCTTGATAGGATGATTACTGAGGACTTTGGATCTACGcttctactttttttctttaaccttATTAACTAAAAAAGGTTAACGAATAAAAGAATTCTATATTCTATATATAGagatatagaaaataaataaaattcaatttgttataaatacttaaaataaaaaaactaaattaagaaattaaaataaataattgaaaaattaattaaaaattctagattcattttataagaaaaaatatagattcaaataaaataaatagagaaTATAAGCGACTAGCGGGAATCGAATCCGCATTGTTAGCTTTGAAGGCTAGAGGCTATAATCAATGTTGATTcatcattttgattttaatttaacgTCTTTAATTCAAAACTGAACATGAAACTTTTGTTTCATTCGGCtcctttatagaaaaaaattaagaaatggaaaatgaaaaaattgactCATAATATTTATGTCAgtctttttgttttgtatgaATAAGTTTAAAACACCTTATTTTTTAGATGATCTCCTAGGAAAACAGGATTAtaataatctcttttttttctagttACTTTGCTCTCTATTTCTATTTAATAGAATCTTTAGAAAAAACATAAATCTTTAGGaaaaggataaataaaataaaaagaaaagatataaaTTGCATATATTTGCATATATGCAAACAATTTGCGTCCAATAGGATTTGAACCAATACCAAGGTTACACGGGACACATTAAGATTCTCACATGTAGACACAGTAGGGAGCCACACATATTAGAAGAGGAAGATCTGCACATGatgtttcaatattttcattGTACTTCATCttagttatattattttgtaatgaCATATCTATTActtataacaaatattttcGCCTCACATTCTAtttattaagtaattaaaataataaatttatttaaaacaaattaaaaattaaattccagaattaactaaattaaatacATTGATATGAACATTTTGTTTACAAATTATTCTTCTCATAAAAATTGTTGAacacacaataaataaataaattatgttacagaaaatagtttctataatttattttgacagAATTAATATACTACAATAACTAGTTTCCATatgattttatttcaaaaaaaaataattttcgtaaaataattttgtcaaaAAGTCTTGGGAAGCGGTGCGAATAAGAGAATTGTGTGAGTAACATGGGACCGCAAATAGATTAAAGGAGCCCATTTAGTAGCTACCTAGTTTGCCCTTAAGAAACATATAGTTTGCATGGCACTTACTATTTATACCTTATGTCTAACAATTATACCCCCTCCCttctctttatatattttattatcgaTTATacgtttttatttgttaaaacatatttctagaaattaattttggaaaaaaatatatcaatcttgaaaattaatttctagAACTATGGAAACTACTTTCTAGAAATGATATGGGTTGTTCTAGAAAATACTTTTTGGTAGtcatgaacaaaatatgaaatattgaaTGTACCTTGTCTTTAGGATCCACAATAATTTCTAATCACTAATTTTTGAACATATCATTATGTTGATGCTAGATATTGAGAgacaaataattcatatttgGAATTCCCAATGGATAAAAATAAGGAGACACCTGATGATGTGTCAATAACTTTGATTTGTGATTATTGttactcttatttttatttgacttaaatatatttttgatccttgtaagttaatgttttttcattttgggtTCATGTAagtccatttttttaattttagcctctataagtttgtattttttcaattttgatttttgtaagATGCTTGGCTCATTTTTAGTCCGCacgaatttttattttttcaattttggtcaTTGTAAACACAAATTTATGAGACTatcaatgaaaaattataatattaaagggactaaaattgaaaaaacataaaCTTACAAGGACTAGAAATGAACAATAAACATACAAGAACCAAAATTGGAAAAATGTCaatttataaggactaaaattagaaaaataaacttacagggacaaaaaatgaaaacgTGCTaacttacaaggaccaaaaacatatttaagccttttaTTTTGTAAGAAAAGCAGTGCTATGTGAAGGAAAATGTGTAGTACCACAAATACGTTGTATAGAAAAACACAATATTATGTAAACAAGgtttaaagaataattaataagaattaATATAGGGttcaaaattaatgtttaaataataataaaggtttggtgaaaaatatgatttaaaaagTAACAAAGATGGAGCTCATATGTTGTT encodes the following:
- the LOC114408867 gene encoding uncharacterized protein LOC114408867, encoding MLPSFLSLVSVYSLYLRRCFTGAGLSSQTLRVDDESTLHFWAPTNPTAQKPSLVLIHGFGPESIWQWRKQVQFLAPHFNVYVPDLIFFGGSSTKSSERSETFQAASVGKLLDKLEVEKFHVVGTSYGGMVAYNLAKMLGEDRVQKVVIASSGVNMIKSSNVALVQRAQLEKIEDLMLPPTPQHLRILMKFSIHKPPQLLPDFLLRDFLAKLYGENRKEKMELLKGLTVGRDDTSRISPLQQEVLIVWGEEDRIFPLKLAHELKEIISKKARLELIKEASHVPQMEKPREFNNILLNFLQEHS